In Leptodactylus fuscus isolate aLepFus1 chromosome 2, aLepFus1.hap2, whole genome shotgun sequence, one genomic interval encodes:
- the FNDC11 gene encoding fibronectin type III domain-containing protein 11 encodes MDSGFGPKNDPKTSPNMEAKDETPSTAVQRKNLVLDFLHKELNKSQLRKYENWVEIHTKSSFYIEILPTNKSEDKENSSWPENIFQLVDPRRFQRVKDKGVSKTKTQLFLLQEYLNQLQKGQEDLFKMVQSDDKATGRCLEMTDLLDKFRSMLVPGKLYKKNLLTSGLEDIRIPRLRLVLKARPPVIFDRRACVAHGDWVSLKWSTLGEKMENENYDLCYNICTTVPTAETSSQRGISVSSDRCEIHNLLPDQIYDFSVRRSETDMLVYEVWNDMMTLKTKKPESPLDNKSNPQEPRNSPSTSQCYRSSRAQDEISYNDMTPMRKRPKPMECTEDRRHEEQRCDPPSPKRYKYSKEHKEK; translated from the coding sequence ATGGATTCTGGTTTCGGTCCCAAAAATGACCCTAAGACCAGTCCGAATATGGAAGCGAAAGACGAGACCCCGAGTACTGCTGTACAAAGGAAGAATCTCGTCTTAGATTTCCTACATAAAGAGTTGAACAAGTCTCAGCTCAGAAAATATGAAAACTGGGTAGAAATCCACACAAAAAGTTCCTTTTACATTGAGATTCTACCCACAAATAAATCTGAAGACAAAGAGAACTCTTCTTGGCCTGAAAATATATTTCAACTGGTCGACCCAAGAAGATTCCAACGTGTGAAGGATAAAGGAGTCTCCAAAACCAAGACCCAGCTGTTCCTCCTTCAGGAATACTTAAATCAACTACAGAAGGGCCAGGAGGATCTCTTCAAGATGGTCCAGTCAGATGACAAAGCCACCGGCCGGTGTCTAGAGATGACTGATCTACTAGACAAGTTCCGCTCCATGTTAGTGCCTGGAAAACTctataaaaaaaatcttctgacCTCAGGGCTTGAAGACATTCGGATTCCCAGGCTCCGGCTTGTCTTGAAGGCCAGACCCCCAGTAATATTTGACAGACGGGCATGTGTGGCTCATGGAGACTGGGTCAGCCTAAAGTGGAGCACCCTGGGAGAGAAGATGGAAAATGAGAACTATGACTTGTGTTATAATATATGCACGACTGTGCCGACTGCCGAAACATCAAGTCAGCGAGGGATCTCTGTGAGCTCCGACCGCTGCGAAATCCACAATTTATTGCCAGACCAGATTTACGACTTCTCTGTCCGCAGATCAGAAACCGACATGTTGGTATATGAAGTCTGGAATGATATGATGACACTAAAAACCAAAAAACCTGAATCGCCACTGGATAATAAGAGTAACCCACAAGAGCCGCGCAATTCTCCATCCACATCGCAATGTTACAGAAGCTCCAGAGCTCAGGACGAGATTTCTTACAATGATATGACACCGATGAGGAAGCGTCCGAAACCAATGGAGTGTACAGAGGATAGAAGACATGAAGAGCAACGCTGCGATCCCCCATCCCCCAAGCGTTACAAATACTCTAAGGAACACAAGGAAAAGTGA